The Symphalangus syndactylus isolate Jambi chromosome 11, NHGRI_mSymSyn1-v2.1_pri, whole genome shotgun sequence genome contains a region encoding:
- the CHST6 gene encoding carbohydrate sulfotransferase 6 yields MWLPRVSSTAVTALLLAQTFLLLFLVSRPGPSSPAGGEEHVHVLVLSSWRSGSSFVGQLFNQHPDVFYLMEPAWHVWTTLSQGSAATLHMAVRDLVRSVFLCDMDVFDAYLPWRRNLSDLFQWAVSRALCSPPACSAFPRGAISSEAVCKPLCARQPFSLAREACRSYSHVVLKEVRFFNLQVLYPLLSDPALNLRIVHLVRDPRAVLRSREQTAKALARDNGIVLGTNGTWVEADPGLRVVREVCRSHVRIAEAATLKPPPFLRGRYRLVRFEDLAREPLAEIRALYAFTGLSLTPQLEAWIHNITHGSGPGARREAFKTSSRNALNVSQAWRHALPFAKIRRVQELCAGALQLLGYRPVYSEDEQHNLALDLVLPRGLNGFTWASSTASHPRH; encoded by the coding sequence ATGTGGCTGCCGCGCGTCTCCAGCACAGCAGTGACTGCGCTCCTCCTGGCGCAGACCTTCCTGCTCCTCTTTCTGGTTTCCCGGCCAGGGCCCTCGTCCCCAGCAGGCGGCGAGGAGCACGTGCATGTGCTGGTGCTGTCCTCGTGGCGCTCGGGCTCGTCCTTCGTGGGCCAACTCTTCAACCAGCACCCCGACGTCTTCTACCTAATGGAGCCCGCGTGGCACGTGTGGACTACCCTGTCGCAGGGCAGCGCTGCAACGCTGCACATGGCCGTGCGCGACCTGGTGCGCTCCGTCTTCCTGTGCGACATGGACGTGTTTGATGCCTATCTGCCTTGGCGCCGCAACCTGTCCGACCTCTTCCAGTGGGCCGTGAGCCGTGCACTGTGCTCGCCACCCGCCTGCAGTGCCTTTCCCCGAGGCGCCATCAGCAGCGAGGCCGTGTGCAAGCCACTGTGCGCGCGGCAGCCCTTCAGCCTGGCCCGGGAGGCCTGCCGCTCCTACAGCCACGTGGTGCTCAAGGAGGTGCGCTTCTTCAACCTGCAGGTGCTCTACCCGCTGCTCAGCGACCCCGCGCTCAACCTGCGCATCGTGCACCTGGTGCGCGACCCGCGGGCCGTGCTGCGCTCCCGGGAGCAGACAGCCAAGGCTCTGGCGCGTGACAACGGCATCGTGCTGGGCACCAACGGCACGTGGGTGGAGGCCGACCCCGGCCTGCGCGTGGTGCGCGAGGTGTGCCGTAGCCACGTACGCATCGCCGAGGCTGCCACACTCAAGCCGCCACCCTTTCTGCGCGGCCGCTACCGCCTGGTGCGCTTCGAGGACCTGGCGCGGGAGCCGCTGGCAGAAATCCGTGCGCTCTACGCCTTCACTGGGCTGAGTCTCACGCCACAGCTCGAGGCCTGGATCCATAACATCACCCACGGATCTGGACCTGGTGCGCGCCGCGAAGCCTTCAAGACTTCGTCCAGGAATGCGCTCAACGTCTCCCAGGCCTGGCGCCATGCGCTGCCCTTTGCCAAGATCCGCCGCGTGCAGGAACTGTGCGCTGGTGCCCTGCAGCTGCTGGGCTACCGGCCTGTATACTCTGAGGACGAGCAGCACAACCTCGCTCTTGATCTGGTGCTGCCACGAGGCCTGAACGGCTTCACTTGGGCATCGTCCACTGCCTCGCATCCCCGGCATTAG